The Sulfitobacter sp. SK011 genome has a window encoding:
- a CDS encoding ABC transporter permease, protein MMFIKYAVYRFFTMLLTLWVVSILVFIIINLPPGDYLSNQIAELRATGQAEGVAKAEFLRTEYALDRPLWEQYLIWVGMSPGPNGFSGLLQGDFGWSFEFDRPVGDIVGDALWLTVLVNLAAVLFVYLIALPLGVLAAARSETWVDYTAGFVGYLGLATPNFLLALILFYYGNKYFNLPIGGLMAPAFEGEPMSWPKVKSILLHMIVPTFVIGTSGAAAMMQRLRANMLDELSKPYVETAIAKGMKPSRMLAKYPLRMAFNPFVADIGNLLPAMVSGSVLVSVVLGLQTIGPYLLAALKSQDQFLAAFVLMFVALLTLIGTMISDMLLVLLDPRIRYGGRGA, encoded by the coding sequence CTGTGGGTGGTGTCGATCCTGGTCTTTATCATCATCAACCTGCCACCCGGTGATTACCTCAGCAACCAGATCGCAGAACTGCGCGCCACGGGTCAGGCCGAAGGGGTCGCCAAGGCGGAATTTCTGCGCACGGAATATGCGCTGGACCGACCCTTGTGGGAACAATACCTGATCTGGGTTGGCATGTCCCCTGGACCCAACGGTTTTTCGGGACTGTTGCAGGGCGACTTTGGCTGGTCCTTTGAATTTGACCGCCCCGTCGGTGACATCGTGGGCGATGCGCTTTGGCTGACGGTTCTGGTCAATCTGGCGGCGGTTCTGTTTGTCTATCTGATCGCGCTGCCCCTGGGGGTTCTGGCCGCGGCCAGATCGGAAACATGGGTGGATTATACCGCTGGCTTTGTCGGGTATCTTGGTCTGGCGACACCCAACTTTTTGCTGGCACTGATCCTGTTCTACTACGGCAATAAATATTTCAACCTACCCATCGGGGGCTTGATGGCCCCCGCTTTTGAGGGCGAGCCGATGTCCTGGCCCAAGGTGAAATCCATCTTGCTGCACATGATCGTGCCCACCTTTGTAATCGGCACCTCAGGGGCCGCCGCAATGATGCAACGCCTGCGCGCGAATATGCTTGATGAGCTGAGCAAACCCTATGTCGAAACCGCCATCGCCAAAGGGATGAAGCCGTCGCGGATGTTGGCCAAATACCCGCTGCGCATGGCGTTTAACCCGTTTGTCGCCGACATTGGCAACTTGTTGCCCGCGATGGTGTCCGGCTCGGTTCTGGTGTCGGTGGTCCTGGGTCTGCAGACCATTGGGCCATATTTGCTCGCCGCTCTCAAATCTCAGGATCAGTTTCTGGCGGCCTTCGTGTTGATGTTTGTGGCGCTGCTGACACTGATCGGCACGATGATCTCGGACATGTTGCTGGTCCTGCTGGATCCGCGCATCAGATACGGCGGCCGCGGCGCATGA
- a CDS encoding ABC transporter permease, translated as MSTQPTNRFVDTEPWTDETDISAPERSEMDAPGWLLTWRKFRRHKLALVSGIFLLICYLILPIAGFVAPYTPNERSADYLYAPPQSINLWHDGKWVGPYVYPITAKADLEQYRWTYTTDETRPAPLEFFCEGQSYNLFGIIPSDIHFVCAPKGATIFLWGSDRLGRDVFSRILYGAQLSLTVGIIGITVSFLLGITFGAMAGYFGGKTDWIINRAIEILRSLPELPLWLALSAAVPSNWGPVAVFFIISIILGILDWPGLARAVRSKFLSLREEEYVKAAEMMGAKPARVIRKHLLPNFMSHLIASATLSIPAMILGETALSFLGLGLRAPAVSWGVMLNDAQNLASIEIYWWTAIPMLPIIVVVLAFNFLGDGLRASLDPYKN; from the coding sequence ATGAGCACACAACCAACCAACCGCTTTGTCGATACTGAACCGTGGACGGATGAAACAGACATCAGTGCACCGGAACGGTCTGAAATGGACGCGCCCGGATGGCTGTTGACCTGGCGCAAATTTCGGCGGCACAAACTGGCGTTGGTATCGGGCATTTTTCTGCTGATCTGCTACCTGATCTTGCCGATCGCCGGGTTTGTCGCCCCCTACACCCCGAATGAGCGCAGCGCCGATTACCTTTATGCGCCACCACAAAGCATCAACCTGTGGCACGATGGCAAATGGGTTGGTCCCTATGTCTATCCGATCACCGCCAAGGCCGATCTGGAACAATATCGCTGGACCTATACAACCGATGAAACCCGCCCTGCCCCGCTTGAGTTTTTCTGCGAAGGGCAATCTTACAATCTTTTTGGGATAATCCCGTCTGACATCCACTTTGTCTGTGCACCCAAGGGGGCGACGATATTTCTTTGGGGGTCTGACCGTCTGGGCCGCGATGTATTCAGCCGGATTCTGTATGGTGCCCAACTGTCGCTGACCGTCGGGATCATCGGGATTACGGTATCATTCTTGCTGGGCATCACCTTTGGCGCAATGGCGGGATATTTCGGGGGCAAGACCGATTGGATCATCAACCGCGCGATTGAGATTTTACGCTCCCTCCCTGAATTGCCGCTCTGGCTTGCGCTGTCAGCGGCGGTGCCGTCAAACTGGGGGCCTGTGGCGGTGTTCTTTATCATCTCGATTATTCTGGGCATTCTCGACTGGCCCGGACTTGCCCGCGCCGTGCGCTCTAAATTCCTGTCACTGCGCGAAGAGGAATACGTCAAAGCCGCCGAGATGATGGGGGCAAAACCAGCGCGTGTCATCCGCAAGCACCTGTTGCCCAACTTCATGTCGCACCTTATTGCCAGCGCGACGCTGTCAATACCGGCAATGATATTGGGAGAAACGGCGCTGTCGTTCCTGGGTCTGGGTCTGCGTGCGCCGGCGGTGTCCTGGGGTGTGATGCTGAACGACGCGCAAAACCTTGCGAGCATCGAGATTTATTGGTGGACCGCCATCCCGATGCTGCCGATCATCGTTGTCGTGCTGGCGTTCAATTTCCTTGGGGACGGTTTGCGCGCCTCGCTTGACCCTTACAAGAATTAA
- a CDS encoding MBL fold metallo-hydrolase, which translates to MTQTRRHFLATSAAAAGAITILPYAARAAAHASDMFETAAGPIKVHPVAHASFVMETPVGTIYADPVGEAAQYADFPDADLILITHEHGDHYNADTLAALVKENTQIITNPAVFDMLAEGVKANANAVANGASASFKELKVDAIPAYNITEERKNFHPQGRDNGYVLNFDGFRVYISGDTEDVPEMRALTDIDLAFVCMNLPFTMDANAAASAVSEFAPTYVYPYHYRGRDGGTQDPADFAKMLSGDTEVRMGDWYS; encoded by the coding sequence ATGACCCAGACACGCCGCCATTTCCTTGCCACCTCTGCCGCCGCAGCCGGGGCAATCACCATTCTGCCCTATGCCGCGCGCGCCGCGGCCCATGCCAGCGATATGTTTGAAACAGCCGCAGGACCGATCAAGGTGCATCCTGTGGCTCATGCTTCGTTTGTGATGGAAACGCCAGTTGGCACCATCTATGCCGATCCGGTGGGTGAGGCGGCGCAATACGCTGATTTTCCAGACGCCGATCTGATCCTGATCACCCACGAACACGGGGACCACTATAACGCTGATACGTTGGCAGCTCTTGTGAAAGAGAACACGCAGATCATCACCAACCCCGCGGTGTTTGACATGCTCGCAGAGGGCGTCAAAGCAAATGCAAACGCAGTGGCCAACGGCGCATCGGCAAGTTTCAAAGAACTGAAGGTCGACGCGATCCCGGCGTATAACATCACCGAAGAGCGCAAGAATTTTCACCCGCAGGGCCGCGACAATGGCTATGTGCTGAACTTTGACGGGTTCCGTGTCTATATCTCGGGCGATACCGAAGACGTGCCGGAAATGCGTGCCTTGACGGATATTGACCTGGCGTTTGTCTGTATGAACCTGCCGTTCACCATGGACGCCAACGCCGCCGCCTCAGCCGTGTCTGAATTTGCACCGACATATGTCTATCCCTATCACTACCGCGGGCGGGATGGCGGGACGCAGGATCCGGCAGATTTTGCCAAGATGCTAAGCGGCGATACCGAAGTGCGCATGGGCGACTGGTACAGCTGA
- a CDS encoding mechanosensitive ion channel family protein, which translates to MRALIFCFFALLMSLSHLPTSVAAQSMGAIFPGGSTVETANTPAQTIEEIMRQAKESGIGVVVIDSDGNLRSQAPLVEDIAVVESEPEHSALMKMQDSAIRFRGALVERLLQLPDAFREVLYILRAASPDGTLWAFGKALFYSLLMFAAGILVEREIYGKRLVKPFVTARIMDDPQGYSEKMPFLIYRFVLGVVGILVSMAVAYVLGFAIFGSLNDTAMQFTVTLINIGYFACRFVAGLWRMILSPYLPQYRIPALNDHDAKRLHRWLWALASLDICAILFGLWIAELGLNYDVYAFLASFMSAFVVLMNILLVLVNRKAIDTALRHGKPLNECSLVIRILCYIWAPAVVLYVLFAWFALTYDLVLANPSSIPLIAGAYGILISIIVVYGVINYVIERGFSRARAIRRLNAIRAEEQAQAAVMADADAAAPDQPGDTEQDLAAEREHARLVAAEEEARAAIAPRRTLNSFEALARRVAGILAFVAGINAFFYIWDSDGAEMVESYADRLLDIMVIIFIGYVIYHAFRIWIDTKIEEEVGEEEEVELGAEGGGSSATRLATLLPLFRNFTLILVIVSVLLIILMEVGVNVGPLFAGAGIVGIAIGFGSQALVRDVFAGAFFLFDDAFRKGEYLDVGGVKGTVEKISVRSFQLRHHLGYLHTIPFGELQVMTNYSRDWVIMKLPLRVTYDTDVERVRKLIKNLGIELLDDPVIGENFIQPLKSQGVIEMQDSAMIIRVKFMTKPGDQWLVRKRVFEEIRSLFERENIRFAHREVTVRLADAKVADLNADEKQAVAAAAQASMEQELADEDQDTGDDR; encoded by the coding sequence ATGCGCGCGCTTATTTTTTGTTTCTTTGCCTTGTTGATGTCGTTGTCACATCTGCCGACCAGCGTTGCAGCGCAAAGCATGGGGGCCATTTTTCCGGGCGGATCGACGGTCGAAACGGCGAATACCCCGGCGCAGACCATCGAAGAAATCATGCGTCAGGCCAAGGAAAGCGGCATTGGTGTTGTCGTGATCGACAGCGACGGCAATCTGCGGTCCCAGGCACCCTTGGTTGAAGATATCGCAGTTGTTGAGAGCGAGCCGGAGCATTCCGCGCTGATGAAAATGCAAGACAGCGCGATCAGGTTCCGGGGCGCGCTGGTGGAGCGTTTGCTGCAATTGCCGGACGCATTTCGGGAAGTCTTGTATATTCTGCGCGCAGCAAGCCCGGACGGGACCTTGTGGGCTTTTGGCAAGGCGTTGTTCTACAGCCTGCTGATGTTTGCCGCAGGTATTCTTGTGGAACGCGAGATCTACGGGAAACGTCTTGTAAAGCCGTTTGTGACGGCGCGCATCATGGATGATCCGCAGGGCTATTCCGAGAAAATGCCGTTTCTGATTTACCGATTTGTCCTGGGGGTCGTCGGGATATTGGTATCGATGGCCGTTGCTTACGTCTTGGGGTTTGCCATCTTTGGATCGCTCAACGATACCGCGATGCAGTTCACTGTTACCCTGATCAATATCGGCTATTTTGCCTGCCGTTTTGTTGCGGGTTTGTGGCGGATGATCCTGTCGCCTTATCTGCCGCAATACCGCATTCCGGCATTGAACGATCACGATGCAAAGCGGTTGCACCGATGGTTATGGGCTTTGGCATCTCTTGATATTTGCGCCATTCTGTTTGGCCTTTGGATTGCAGAGCTGGGGCTGAATTATGATGTCTATGCCTTTCTGGCGTCCTTCATGTCGGCCTTTGTCGTCTTGATGAACATCCTGTTGGTTTTGGTGAACCGCAAGGCCATCGACACGGCACTGCGCCACGGCAAACCGTTGAATGAATGCAGTCTGGTGATCCGCATTTTGTGCTATATCTGGGCACCGGCTGTTGTTCTTTATGTGCTCTTTGCATGGTTCGCACTGACCTATGATCTGGTGCTGGCGAACCCAAGTTCGATCCCGCTGATTGCCGGGGCCTATGGCATCCTGATTTCCATTATCGTGGTTTACGGCGTCATCAACTATGTGATTGAGCGTGGGTTTTCGCGCGCCCGCGCGATCCGTCGTCTCAACGCCATCCGCGCCGAAGAACAGGCACAGGCCGCTGTGATGGCTGACGCAGATGCAGCGGCACCGGACCAGCCGGGCGACACGGAGCAAGACCTTGCCGCCGAAAGGGAGCACGCCCGTCTTGTCGCCGCGGAAGAAGAGGCGCGCGCCGCCATCGCACCGCGTCGCACCTTGAATTCCTTTGAAGCATTGGCGCGCCGGGTGGCCGGTATTCTGGCGTTTGTCGCGGGCATAAACGCGTTTTTCTACATCTGGGACAGCGACGGGGCCGAAATGGTCGAAAGCTATGCTGACCGGCTTTTGGACATCATGGTGATCATCTTTATCGGCTATGTGATCTATCACGCATTTCGCATCTGGATCGACACCAAGATCGAGGAAGAGGTCGGGGAAGAAGAAGAGGTCGAATTGGGTGCCGAGGGCGGCGGATCCTCTGCCACCAGACTTGCAACTCTGCTGCCGCTGTTTCGGAATTTCACACTGATTTTGGTCATCGTTTCGGTGTTGCTGATCATCCTGATGGAGGTTGGCGTCAACGTCGGGCCGCTTTTTGCGGGTGCGGGGATCGTGGGTATCGCCATTGGTTTCGGGTCACAGGCGCTGGTGCGCGATGTGTTTGCCGGGGCTTTCTTCTTGTTCGACGATGCGTTTCGCAAGGGCGAATATCTGGACGTTGGCGGGGTCAAGGGAACGGTTGAAAAGATATCGGTGCGGTCGTTCCAATTGCGCCATCACCTTGGCTATCTGCACACCATTCCGTTTGGTGAATTGCAGGTCATGACCAATTATTCACGTGACTGGGTGATCATGAAACTGCCCCTGCGCGTGACCTATGACACCGATGTCGAACGGGTTCGCAAGCTGATCAAGAACCTTGGTATCGAACTTCTGGATGATCCGGTGATCGGTGAGAATTTTATCCAGCCGCTCAAATCCCAGGGTGTGATTGAAATGCAGGACAGTGCGATGATCATCCGGGTCAAGTTCATGACCAAACCCGGCGATCAATGGCTGGTGCGCAAACGCGTGTTCGAAGAAATCCGGTCGCTTTTTGAACGCGAGAATATTCGCTTTGCACACCGCGAAGTGACTGTGCGTCTGGCCGATGCAAAGGTGGCCGACCTCAATGCGGATGAAAAACAGGCGGTTGCCGCGGCCGCACAAGCATCGATGGAGCAAGAATTGGCCGATGAGGATCAAGACACCGGTGATGACCGGTAG
- a CDS encoding glycosyltransferase family protein, giving the protein MRQTGTRKYRAGSASRRIMFYSHDTFGLGHLRRSRALATALTEDNDDTSAIILTGSPVAGRFTFPERVDHIRLPGVTKLPDGSYVSQTLGLDIDDTTSLRAGLIQTAIEQYEPDLLIVDKEPTGFRGELLPTLEWLRLRGRTRTVLGLRDVLDEPEVLTAEWERKGALQAAENLYDEIWVYGVRDIYDPTEGLPMSDELRNRIHWTGYLRREVTDEADAPTDPYVLITPGGGGDGATMVSLVLSAYEQDPDLSPNALLVYGPFLSGDVRDAFDARVAKLNGRVTAVGFDSRIESLFAGAEGVVSMGGYNTFCEVLSFDKRAVIVPRIVPRLEQWIRASRAEQLGLVRMLDETRDGLTTDAMIDAIRNLPNQSKPSQAGANGLLDGLEVVKKRAEMLMNGAEGQ; this is encoded by the coding sequence ATGCGGCAGACCGGGACACGGAAATACAGGGCAGGATCAGCATCGCGCCGGATCATGTTCTATAGCCACGACACGTTTGGGCTGGGCCATTTGCGCCGTTCGCGCGCCCTGGCAACGGCATTGACGGAAGACAACGACGACACCTCAGCGATCATTCTTACAGGCTCACCAGTTGCGGGGCGGTTTACCTTTCCCGAACGGGTCGATCACATTCGTCTGCCCGGTGTCACCAAACTGCCCGACGGCAGCTATGTAAGCCAGACGCTTGGCCTTGATATCGACGACACCACGTCGCTGCGGGCCGGGCTGATCCAGACCGCCATCGAACAATACGAACCCGACCTTTTGATCGTCGACAAGGAACCCACCGGATTTCGGGGCGAGCTGTTGCCAACCCTTGAGTGGCTGCGTCTGCGTGGGCGCACCCGCACCGTTCTGGGCCTGCGTGATGTGCTGGATGAACCCGAAGTACTGACCGCCGAATGGGAACGCAAAGGGGCCCTGCAAGCGGCCGAGAACCTCTATGACGAAATATGGGTCTATGGCGTGCGCGATATCTATGACCCGACCGAGGGTTTGCCAATGTCGGATGAACTGCGCAACCGCATCCACTGGACAGGGTATTTGCGCCGCGAGGTCACGGATGAGGCCGATGCACCAACTGATCCTTATGTGCTGATCACGCCGGGCGGCGGCGGCGATGGTGCAACGATGGTTTCGCTGGTTCTGTCAGCTTATGAACAGGATCCGGATTTATCGCCGAACGCCTTGTTGGTCTATGGGCCGTTCCTGTCCGGTGACGTGCGCGATGCGTTTGACGCCCGGGTGGCCAAGTTGAACGGCAGGGTCACCGCCGTGGGGTTTGACAGTCGCATTGAATCGCTTTTTGCCGGGGCCGAAGGTGTCGTGTCGATGGGCGGCTACAACACGTTTTGCGAGGTTCTGTCGTTTGACAAGCGCGCGGTGATCGTGCCGCGCATCGTGCCGCGGTTGGAACAGTGGATCAGGGCCAGCCGTGCCGAACAATTGGGGTTGGTGCGGATGCTGGATGAAACCCGCGATGGCCTGACCACCGACGCGATGATTGACGCGATCCGCAATTTGCCCAACCAGAGCAAACCATCCCAAGCAGGGGCAAACGGCCTGCTTGATGGATTGGAGGTTGTGAAAAAGCGGGCAGAGATGTTGATGAACGGGGCCGAGGGTCAATGA
- a CDS encoding glycosyltransferase family 4 protein, with protein MTAGTLAVVVKGWPRLSETFIAQELVALQQAGLNFDIWSLRHPTDTKTHPLHDRLTAKVRYLPEYLRDEPRRVAQAMGMAVDLPGFDAAAAAYRADVARDDTPNRRRRWGQACVMAAELPADVAGIYAHFLHTPSSVARYASILRGLPWSFSAHAKDIWTSPEWELREKLSAASHGAAFGVTCTGFGAAHLKKLADDPARVDLVYHGLDLDRFPAPPSRELRAKDSPFRMMSVGRLVEKKGFDNLIDALALLPETLDWHWTHIGGGTLDAQMRARADAAGVNARITWRGACDQPEVIAQMRDSDLFVLPSRVAQDGDRDGLPNVLMESASQKLPILSTPVSAIPEFIKSGTNGMLSDDAPDALAMAMMQFADDPALGPAMADKAYARLSSEFTMAPGIARLSRRLTQMLNGAG; from the coding sequence ATGACCGCAGGGACGCTTGCCGTGGTCGTCAAAGGCTGGCCGCGTCTTTCTGAGACATTCATCGCGCAGGAACTCGTCGCCCTCCAGCAAGCCGGTCTGAACTTTGACATCTGGTCCCTGCGTCACCCGACCGACACCAAGACACATCCCCTGCATGACCGCCTGACAGCAAAGGTGCGTTACCTGCCAGAATATCTGCGCGATGAACCGCGACGGGTGGCGCAGGCGATGGGCATGGCCGTTGATCTGCCGGGGTTTGATGCGGCTGCGGCGGCCTATAGGGCCGATGTGGCACGCGACGATACCCCCAACCGGCGGCGGCGTTGGGGGCAGGCCTGTGTAATGGCCGCAGAACTGCCCGCTGATGTGGCGGGGATCTATGCGCATTTTCTGCACACGCCTTCCTCTGTCGCGCGATATGCCTCGATCCTGCGCGGTCTGCCCTGGTCCTTTTCGGCGCACGCCAAAGACATCTGGACGTCACCCGAATGGGAGCTGCGCGAAAAGCTGTCTGCGGCCAGCCATGGTGCGGCGTTCGGGGTCACCTGCACCGGATTTGGCGCTGCACATCTAAAGAAACTTGCGGATGATCCGGCCCGCGTTGATCTGGTTTATCACGGGCTAGATCTGGACCGGTTTCCAGCACCGCCTTCACGAGAATTGCGTGCCAAAGACAGCCCGTTCAGGATGATGTCAGTCGGACGGCTGGTCGAAAAGAAGGGGTTTGATAACCTGATCGACGCACTGGCGCTCTTGCCCGAAACCCTCGACTGGCACTGGACACATATCGGCGGCGGCACGTTGGATGCGCAGATGCGCGCCCGCGCGGATGCCGCCGGGGTAAATGCCCGCATCACCTGGCGCGGGGCCTGTGATCAGCCCGAGGTGATCGCACAAATGCGCGACAGTGATCTTTTCGTGCTGCCCTCTCGGGTGGCGCAAGATGGTGACCGCGACGGGTTGCCCAATGTGTTGATGGAATCCGCCAGCCAAAAGCTCCCGATCCTGAGCACGCCGGTTTCCGCAATTCCGGAATTTATAAAGAGCGGCACGAACGGGATGCTCAGCGACGATGCCCCTGATGCTTTGGCCATGGCGATGATGCAATTTGCAGATGACCCTGCCCTTGGTCCCGCGATGGCGGACAAGGCTTATGCACGGCTCTCGTCCGAATTCACCATGGCACCGGGGATCGCACGCCTCTCTCGTCGGCTTACGCAAATGCTCAACGGGGCAGGCTGA
- a CDS encoding glycosyltransferase family 4 protein: MRLAFYAPLKPPVHDTPSGDRAMGRALIHALEHIGAEVTLASTLRTRDGTGDAQVQHGLMQKASLEITRLIAQGRAAGWHAWVSYHNYYKAPDLIGPAVARGLNIPYLQVETSRARKRLQGPWATFAKAAEAAANAADVIFYLTERDAETLRRDAPEGQRLIHLHPFLDRDDLPPRSTLQGPILVAAMMRPGDKLASYQIIAETLALIPKDRWRLQIAGDGAMRAQVEALMAPFGQAITFLGALDADAMQHAFQSASLLFWPGVNEAFGLTYLEAQAAGVPVVAQDRPGVREVLAPGDYPPPDAGAPALAKRLMAFIDAPEESKAAGQRARNHVAAHHLLNAAAETLRQGLALTGVAR; encoded by the coding sequence ATGCGGCTTGCCTTTTACGCGCCGCTCAAACCACCCGTTCATGATACGCCGTCGGGCGACCGCGCCATGGGCCGCGCATTGATCCATGCGCTTGAACACATTGGTGCCGAGGTGACGCTGGCCAGCACGTTGCGGACCCGTGATGGGACAGGCGATGCGCAGGTGCAGCACGGGCTGATGCAAAAGGCGTCGCTCGAAATTACGCGGCTGATTGCACAGGGACGCGCGGCGGGGTGGCACGCCTGGGTCAGCTATCACAACTACTACAAGGCCCCGGACCTGATCGGGCCAGCGGTCGCGCGGGGCCTGAACATTCCCTATTTGCAAGTTGAGACCAGCCGCGCGCGCAAGCGTCTGCAAGGCCCGTGGGCCACGTTTGCCAAAGCGGCAGAGGCGGCGGCAAATGCAGCAGATGTGATTTTCTACCTCACGGAACGAGACGCCGAAACGCTGCGCCGGGATGCACCAGAGGGCCAGCGGCTGATCCATTTGCACCCGTTTCTGGACCGCGATGACCTGCCGCCGAGATCAACACTGCAAGGTCCCATATTGGTTGCCGCGATGATGCGTCCCGGTGACAAGCTGGCCTCGTACCAGATCATTGCAGAGACTTTGGCCCTGATACCAAAGGACAGATGGCGGCTGCAAATCGCCGGGGACGGGGCAATGCGTGCGCAAGTGGAAGCGCTCATGGCTCCCTTTGGGCAGGCCATCACATTTTTGGGCGCACTCGATGCCGATGCAATGCAACACGCCTTTCAATCGGCGTCCCTGTTGTTCTGGCCTGGCGTGAACGAAGCCTTTGGCCTGACCTATCTTGAGGCACAGGCAGCCGGTGTGCCGGTGGTCGCCCAAGACCGCCCCGGCGTGCGCGAGGTGTTGGCACCGGGGGATTATCCCCCGCCAGATGCGGGTGCCCCTGCCCTTGCAAAACGGCTGATGGCGTTCATTGATGCGCCAGAGGAAAGCAAGGCCGCAGGTCAACGCGCCCGTAATCACGTCGCGGCACATCATCTTTTGAACGCCGCCGCCGAAACCCTGCGACAGGGGTTGGCCCTGACTGGAGTTGCCCGATGA
- a CDS encoding histidine phosphatase family protein, whose product MIHLALLRHGHTPWNRAGRIQGRTDVDLDTDARAELSEFRLPSPWDQADLWSSPLLRAAETAKLVSGRAPKTDPALIEMNWGDWEGEQGTILRADPASGFRDIEEWGWDYTPPNGESPAALRHRLIPWAEELTKDAVAVCHIGVMRVLMAQAMGWDFAGPAPFQIKRNRLFILHIGADGWSADPEPVRLIKTTP is encoded by the coding sequence ATGATCCACCTTGCCCTCTTGCGCCATGGCCATACCCCCTGGAACAGGGCGGGCCGCATTCAGGGTCGCACTGATGTTGATCTGGACACCGATGCGCGCGCAGAATTGTCTGAATTTCGATTGCCTTCCCCATGGGATCAGGCCGATCTGTGGTCCAGCCCGCTGTTGCGCGCCGCTGAAACGGCGAAACTGGTCAGTGGCCGCGCCCCAAAAACCGATCCCGCCCTGATCGAGATGAACTGGGGTGATTGGGAGGGGGAACAGGGTACCATCCTGCGCGCCGACCCTGCATCGGGGTTTCGCGATATCGAGGAGTGGGGGTGGGATTATACCCCGCCGAACGGGGAAAGCCCTGCCGCCTTGCGGCACCGGTTGATCCCCTGGGCCGAAGAATTGACAAAGGATGCGGTCGCCGTCTGCCATATTGGTGTTATGCGGGTGCTGATGGCGCAGGCGATGGGGTGGGATTTCGCCGGGCCCGCGCCATTTCAGATCAAGCGCAATCGGCTGTTCATCTTGCATATTGGCGCGGATGGATGGTCTGCCGATCCAGAACCCGTGCGTTTGATAAAGACCACACCATGA
- a CDS encoding glycosyltransferase family protein: MNVMIVVTHLLGTGHLARALTLARAYKTSGHNVTIASGGMPAPQLDRGDVQILQLPPLRSDGVNFTVLLDDQGAPASDAMMGDRIAALLGQLTSQAPDVLITELFPFGRRILRAEFEALLQAAHNLPRRPLICASIRDILAPPSKPKKAVLADQLIDTFYDMVLVHSDRDVTPLELSWPVSETLAPKLHYTGFVAPPAPSPHPRGSGTNEVVVSAGGGDVGAHIFAAAVGAARQDPDRHWRILVGGADAAERGVVLARAAPPNVTVEPARPDFRQMLHHAAASVSMCGYNTALDILQTGCPAVFIPFDAGSEVEQGLRADALAKLPGIAVLRSADLSPDRLTQALLEVTQAVRRAPRQTGFNGARETVKLTARHREAME, encoded by the coding sequence ATGAACGTCATGATCGTGGTCACGCATCTTTTGGGCACCGGGCATCTGGCCCGTGCGCTGACGCTGGCACGCGCCTACAAAACGTCTGGACATAACGTGACCATTGCATCGGGCGGCATGCCTGCACCGCAGCTTGATCGCGGCGATGTCCAAATTCTGCAACTGCCGCCTCTGCGCTCTGACGGGGTCAACTTCACCGTTCTGCTTGATGATCAGGGCGCGCCAGCCTCGGACGCGATGATGGGTGACCGCATCGCCGCTCTGTTGGGTCAGCTTACCAGTCAGGCTCCCGATGTTCTTATCACCGAACTTTTTCCCTTTGGCCGCCGAATATTACGCGCTGAATTTGAGGCGCTGTTACAGGCCGCCCACAACCTGCCCCGCCGCCCGCTGATCTGTGCGTCCATCCGCGATATTCTGGCACCGCCATCGAAACCCAAAAAGGCGGTTCTGGCAGATCAATTGATCGACACCTTCTATGACATGGTCTTGGTCCATTCCGACCGCGATGTGACACCGCTCGAACTAAGCTGGCCCGTGTCAGAAACCCTTGCGCCGAAACTGCATTACACCGGCTTTGTGGCCCCCCCGGCACCGTCGCCGCACCCCCGGGGCAGCGGCACAAATGAGGTGGTCGTCAGCGCCGGCGGAGGAGATGTCGGCGCACATATTTTCGCAGCTGCAGTCGGAGCCGCGCGCCAGGACCCCGACCGCCATTGGCGTATTCTGGTCGGCGGTGCTGATGCTGCCGAACGCGGTGTGGTTCTGGCGCGGGCTGCCCCTCCCAATGTAACCGTTGAACCTGCGCGCCCTGACTTTCGGCAGATGCTGCACCACGCCGCCGCATCCGTTTCGATGTGTGGCTACAACACCGCGCTCGACATATTGCAAACCGGATGTCCGGCGGTGTTCATCCCCTTTGATGCAGGCAGCGAGGTTGAACAGGGTCTGCGGGCCGACGCCTTGGCAAAATTGCCGGGCATCGCAGTGCTGCGCAGCGCGGATTTGTCGCCCGATCGTTTGACACAGGCGCTATTGGAGGTGACGCAAGCCGTCCGCCGTGCCCCGCGACAAACCGGGTTTAACGGGGCACGGGAGACGGTCAAGCTCACCGCGCGTCACCGTGAGGCGATGGAATGA